The sequence CGATATTAAAGGGTATCATCTGTGGACGTTCATTGATTGTTGGTCGTGGATTAACGCATATAAAAACCGTTACGGACTCGTTTCGCTAGATGTTGAAACTGGCAAACGTACAATGAAAAAAAGTGGCGAATTTTACAAAAAAATGAGTGACATGAACGGTTTTGAATATGAAACAAGCAAACTAGTTGGGACGAAAAGGGAGGAAACAACTAATGGCTGAAACGAAAAAGAAGTCGATTGTTAATGGTTTTATTAATGTAGCACAACGTCTTGGTGGTCAGATTCATTTGCGTTCATTGCGTGATGCTTTTGCGAGTATTATGCCGTTCATGATTTTAGCTGGTTTTGTCACACTGATTAACTATGTTATTTTAGAACCGACTGGTTTTATGGGCAAAATTGTTAACCCAGATACACTTAAAACATGGCAAGAGATTGGTATTTCAATCGGAAATGGTACCTTGAGTGTCATTACGCTTTTAGTCACTGTGGCAATTTCGTATCATTTATGTTTGAACCGCGGCTATAAAAATGTCATTGCGCCGATTCTTGTCGCTTTATCTTCTTTTATTGTTGTTACACCGATTGCGATGACCTTCCTTCCAGAAGGCGCGTCCAAATCAATCGAAGTGCCGAACGTTATCCCTGTTAGTTATACTGGGGCATCAGGCATGTTTGTCGGTATTATCGTTGGGTTAATTGCAACCGATTTATTCATTAAATTATCGAAAAACAAACGTATGCAAATCAATTTAACAGGAAATATTCCACCGGCAGTTATTAAATCATTTAACGTGTTAATTCCGATTATGATTACGGTTATTATTTTCTCAGTTATGTCATTTGCCGTTAATCAAATTTTCAACATGGACTTTAATACACTTGTGACAACAATTATCACGAAGCCGCTTAGCTATGTGACGACAAGTCTTCCAGGGTTCTTGCTGATTACATCCATTGCTAACTTATTCTTCGGTTTGGGTATTCACCAAGCAGTTATTTCTGGTCCGTTATTAGATCCATTTTTACTTCAAAATATGCAAGAAAACATGGTAGCCTACGCGAATCATCAAGAAATTCCGCATATTATTAATATGGCTTTCAAAGACACATTTGCGGTTATGGGTGGCTCAGGAAACACGATTGGCTTATTAATTGCCATTTTCATCTTTGGGAAACGAAAAGATTACAAAGATATCTCGAAACTATCTGCGGCACCATCGCTATTTAACATCAGTGAACCAATCATCTTTGGTCTGCCGATTGTCTTCAACCCGTTACTTATTATCCCGTTCGTATTAGCACCGATTTTCTCCTTAACAACAGCGTATTTTGCCACGGCAGCAGGTTGGATTAATCATGTAGTTGTACAAACGCCGTGGACGACACCGCCGATTATTTCTGGTTTCCTAGCAACTGGTGGGGACTGGCGCGCGTCCGTTTTACAAGTAATTATCATTGTTGTGACGGTCTTTATCTATCTGCCGTTCCTACGTATGGATGAAAAAGTTGCTTTTGCTACAGCTCAAAAAACAGAAGCAAAATAAGGAAGGAAGTTTAACCAATGAAAAACATTTTATTAGTATGTAATGCTGGTATGTCATCAAGTTTCTTAGTAGAAAAAATGAAAGCAGCAGGCGCGGAAGAAGGCGTTGAAGCAAATATCTGGGCTGTATCCGACGCTGAACTACACGAAAACTGGGAAAAAGCAGATGTCATTTTGCTTGGACCACAAGTTGGTTATTTAAAAGGCAACACAGAAAAAGTAGTTGGCGGAAAAATTCCTGTCGAAGTAATTAATATGCTAGACTACGGCCGTGTGAACGGAGCAGCAGTACTTGAAAGAGCAATCGAATTAATCGGTTAAAAAAGTAAGGGAGTGTGGCTAATAGTCGCGCTCCTTTTTTATCGGGGAAGAAAGTGTTATAATGTGTGAAAAGGAGCGGAATTATTATGAAATATGTAAAATCACAAATGAAAGAGCTTGTAAAAGATAGCGTAGACTTGCAAGAACGCCTTCAAAAGCTAATGAAAGAAATGGATTTAGAAAAAACTTTCGCTTTAAAAGCACTTTATCATTCAGAAGTAGCTGATGGTGGACCGTACCAAACAGCTTATCAAGATTTGGATTATAAATATAAAGATTAACATCAAATGGCTCTGCTAAACAATTAGCAGAGCCATTTTTAGATATATTTTCCTTGGATTTCTTTTAAGTAGTCAACAAAATTATCGTAAAAATCATCACGGTTTTGGATGGTTACATGCGTTCCAAGTTGGAGCAAAAAGCGGTACCCGGCCTCGTGGTCAGGAAGTGTCACTTTAGCCAGAAAATGTGTGTCATTTTGCTGTGAGATTTCGACTAGATCAAAGCGTTCGATGATTTGTTCGCGGGCAATTTTATCAACAATTAAGCTGACTTCATGCATCAAAAACATCGGTCTGTCGGGTGGGGCGCCAAACGGTTTTACACTAAAAGGGCGAGCTTCAAAAGTTTCTTCTAGCGTTTTCAGTTCGACAATCCGCGACATTTTAAACGTCCGAAAATCGCTACGCTCTAGACTGTAACCTTGCAAATACCAAGAACGATTCCTAAACAGGAGGTGATAAGGCTCCGTTTTACGGATGGTTTGGTTGCCCGTTCGATCAATATAGCTGAGCTCCACGAGTTGATGTTTTTTAATCGCTAAATATAAACTTTCGACTTTAGCGTTTAATTCGTTTTTCATGGACAAATTGGAGAAATCGAGCGAAATAGAACTTTTAGGCGGTTCGCTTGAATGGTCGAGCATGTTTTTCATTTTTTGGAGGGTTTTCTTGGTTTCGGCGGAAGAAAGCAACTGTTCCATTCCGTCCAAACTAGCAATAATCGCGGTTAAATCATCCACTGTGAGAAGCTTTTTATCGACTTTGTAGGTAGGCATAATACCGATGCCACCCTTTGTTCCGGCAATCGTGTAAATCGGGATATTCGCCATCGCGAGTGTGTCAATATCGCGGAAAATAGTACGTTTGGAAACCTCAAACATTGTAGCCATTTCAGAAGCACTGACTAGCTCGCGTTGGAGAAGTAGCATAATGATCCCGATGAGTCGCTCGATTTTCATTTTTTTCTCCTTTGTTTTTGGAATGATGACAGACTGTTGTCATCATTCGCGTGTTATAGTTACATCATATCAAAGTTAAGTAACTTTTTGGAGGGAAATATTATGGCATTTGAAATTTTAGAATTAAAAAAAGAAACATTTACTGGAAATAAAGTAGAAATTCCTGAGTTTGATCCACAAAAAGGCTTTGGCCCAATGAGCGAAATTAAAGAATCAGCCTACACAAAATTTGCAAAAAACGAAAAAGACTACGTTGGCATTAACGCAAGTCTTGACGGCCTCCAATATTACATCGTAGCTAGTGCAAACAGTGAGAACGGCGACACTACTTTCGACATTCCAGAAGGCAAATACGCAAAATTCGTAACAAGCGAAACTGATCGCCCAGCACTTGATGGCTTCATCGGCGCAGCTTACGGCGAAGTGAGCCAAAGCGATACGGTTGGCATTGCGGGATCGTTTAATTTGGAGGATCTTAGAGAAGCTGAGTTTACGCTCTATATTCCGGTTGTTAGTAAGTAAATACATTGAGAGACCCCTTTCGGTGGAGAGGGGTATTTTTTGTGCCTATATTTAAAAGAGTATAAAAATGCACTAATTAGTTCTGTATTTGACTACGGTTTTACACAGAGGTTCACAAAACGCTCACAAAATGGAATCGTTGCTG comes from Listeria monocytogenes and encodes:
- a CDS encoding effector binding domain-containing protein is translated as MAFEILELKKETFTGNKVEIPEFDPQKGFGPMSEIKESAYTKFAKNEKDYVGINASLDGLQYYIVASANSENGDTTFDIPEGKYAKFVTSETDRPALDGFIGAAYGEVSQSDTVGIAGSFNLEDLREAEFTLYIPVVSK
- a CDS encoding PTS sugar transporter subunit IIC — its product is MAETKKKSIVNGFINVAQRLGGQIHLRSLRDAFASIMPFMILAGFVTLINYVILEPTGFMGKIVNPDTLKTWQEIGISIGNGTLSVITLLVTVAISYHLCLNRGYKNVIAPILVALSSFIVVTPIAMTFLPEGASKSIEVPNVIPVSYTGASGMFVGIIVGLIATDLFIKLSKNKRMQINLTGNIPPAVIKSFNVLIPIMITVIIFSVMSFAVNQIFNMDFNTLVTTIITKPLSYVTTSLPGFLLITSIANLFFGLGIHQAVISGPLLDPFLLQNMQENMVAYANHQEIPHIINMAFKDTFAVMGGSGNTIGLLIAIFIFGKRKDYKDISKLSAAPSLFNISEPIIFGLPIVFNPLLIIPFVLAPIFSLTTAYFATAAGWINHVVVQTPWTTPPIISGFLATGGDWRASVLQVIIIVVTVFIYLPFLRMDEKVAFATAQKTEAK
- a CDS encoding PTS sugar transporter subunit IIB; the encoded protein is MKNILLVCNAGMSSSFLVEKMKAAGAEEGVEANIWAVSDAELHENWEKADVILLGPQVGYLKGNTEKVVGGKIPVEVINMLDYGRVNGAAVLERAIELIG
- a CDS encoding helix-turn-helix transcriptional regulator; protein product: MKIERLIGIIMLLLQRELVSASEMATMFEVSKRTIFRDIDTLAMANIPIYTIAGTKGGIGIMPTYKVDKKLLTVDDLTAIIASLDGMEQLLSSAETKKTLQKMKNMLDHSSEPPKSSISLDFSNLSMKNELNAKVESLYLAIKKHQLVELSYIDRTGNQTIRKTEPYHLLFRNRSWYLQGYSLERSDFRTFKMSRIVELKTLEETFEARPFSVKPFGAPPDRPMFLMHEVSLIVDKIAREQIIERFDLVEISQQNDTHFLAKVTLPDHEAGYRFLLQLGTHVTIQNRDDFYDNFVDYLKEIQGKYI